One stretch of Clavibacter californiensis DNA includes these proteins:
- a CDS encoding UDP-N-acetylmuramoyl-tripeptide--D-alanyl-D-alanine ligase, protein MIALTLAEIAEAVDGRLLLRGDATAQTVVDGAVDTDSRLIGPGGIFVAKPGEETDGHLFAPQAVEAGAALLLVERELDLPVPQVLVPDVVDALGRLAHEVVARVRALGDLRMVAVTGSNGKTTTKNLLHAILSTQGETVSPVASFNNEVGAPLTMLKVTRTTRYLVAEMGASGLGEITRLIRMAKPDVGIVLTVGLAHAGGFGGIERTLVTKTEMVKDLLPEDTAVLNADDPRVSSMSDKTEAPVLWFGRDARAAVRATDIVASAAGTTFTLHLPDGSERPVSFRVLGEHHVTNALAAAAGAWALGVDGDSIVSALQTVQRAERWRMEVLGGNGVTVINDAYNASPDSMAAALRTLAQIRGPEQRTVAVLGEMSELGEFSEEEHDRVGLLAVRLNIGQLVVVGRPARRLHLEAIAQGSWDGESIFAEDAAEAREILDRILRDGDLVLVKSSNSAGLRFLGDELGEKYAW, encoded by the coding sequence ATGATCGCCCTCACCCTCGCCGAGATCGCCGAGGCGGTCGACGGCCGACTCCTGCTGCGCGGCGACGCGACCGCGCAGACCGTCGTCGACGGCGCGGTCGACACCGACAGCCGGCTCATCGGCCCCGGCGGGATCTTCGTCGCCAAGCCCGGCGAGGAGACCGACGGCCACCTGTTCGCGCCCCAGGCCGTCGAGGCCGGCGCCGCCCTGCTCCTCGTCGAGCGCGAGCTCGACCTGCCCGTGCCCCAGGTGCTCGTGCCCGACGTCGTCGACGCGCTCGGCCGGCTCGCGCACGAGGTCGTCGCGCGGGTGCGCGCGCTCGGCGACCTGCGGATGGTGGCGGTCACCGGATCCAACGGCAAGACCACCACGAAAAACCTGCTGCACGCGATCCTCTCGACGCAGGGCGAGACCGTGTCGCCCGTCGCGTCCTTCAACAACGAGGTCGGCGCGCCGCTGACCATGCTCAAGGTCACGCGCACCACGCGGTACCTCGTGGCGGAGATGGGCGCGAGCGGGCTCGGGGAGATCACGCGGCTGATCCGCATGGCGAAGCCCGACGTCGGCATCGTCCTCACCGTCGGGCTCGCCCACGCGGGCGGCTTCGGCGGCATCGAGCGGACGCTCGTGACGAAGACCGAGATGGTCAAGGACCTGCTGCCGGAGGACACGGCCGTCCTCAACGCGGACGACCCGCGCGTCTCCTCCATGAGCGACAAGACGGAGGCGCCCGTGCTCTGGTTCGGCCGCGACGCGCGCGCCGCGGTCCGCGCCACGGACATCGTCGCCTCGGCGGCGGGCACGACCTTCACGCTCCACCTGCCGGACGGCTCTGAGCGTCCGGTGTCCTTCCGCGTGCTCGGCGAGCACCACGTCACCAACGCGCTGGCCGCGGCGGCGGGCGCCTGGGCGCTCGGCGTCGACGGCGACTCCATCGTCTCCGCGCTCCAGACCGTGCAACGCGCCGAGCGCTGGCGCATGGAGGTGCTCGGCGGCAACGGCGTCACGGTGATCAACGACGCATACAACGCGAGCCCCGACTCGATGGCGGCCGCGCTGCGCACGCTCGCGCAGATCCGCGGACCGGAGCAGCGCACGGTCGCCGTGCTCGGCGAGATGAGCGAGCTCGGCGAGTTCTCCGAGGAGGAGCACGACCGCGTGGGCCTCCTCGCGGTGCGCCTCAACATCGGTCAACTCGTGGTGGTCGGCCGCCCCGCGCGCCGCCTGCACCTCGAGGCCATCGCGCAGGGCTCGTGGGACGGCGAGTCGATCTTCGCGGAGGACGCGGCCGAGGCCCGCGAGATCCTCGACCGGATCCTCCGTGACGGCGACCTCGTGCTCGTGAAGTCCTCGAACTCCGCCGGGCTCCGCTTCCTCGGCGACGAGCTGGGGGAGAAGTACGCGTGGTAG
- a CDS encoding peptidoglycan D,D-transpeptidase FtsI family protein, whose translation MSTISNRRRIAFSLIAILAVIGVFVVKLIDIQVVQATELNEEALGKRAISQTLPGVRGSIYDADGKVLADSVLRYDVTMDPSKAGDFTRTVTGDDGKPVKQDVSLADAEAQLGAITGQKPEEIHGLITGALAKDPKSLFGYVTKGVDVDAYLAIRDLKIPWIYFQAVSSRTYPNGQIAGSILGYIAGDGTIKAGLEQEYDSCLAAQDGAQTYERGADGVPITGSTVTQKPAKDGSDVLTNIDTDLEYFAQTAVAEQAVKVGADYGHATIVEVKTGKVLAVAEYPSVDPNDVSATKPEDRGSRAFSSPFEPGSTLKAVTAAALLDSGKADAGTHVVAPYTFTRPNVKLSDSYVHPDLHFTLAGVLMDSSNTGISALGERLSAEDRYDYLRAFGVGGDTGLGFPGESSGLIRPWQEWDPQTNYATMFGQGLTTTALQVASIYQTIGNHGVKLPLSLVSGCKAADGTVTDQPSTQGTQVVSPQAADSTVNMLETVVTDGHLSKDLTIPGYRVAAKSGTAQVAEADGKYGKNYLVSIAGLAPAEDPQYVVSISLANPDTMKSSAAAAPVFQKIMSQVLKTYRVPPSTVPSPNLPTTY comes from the coding sequence GTGAGCACGATCTCGAACCGACGGCGCATCGCCTTCTCCCTCATCGCGATCCTCGCCGTCATCGGGGTCTTCGTCGTCAAGCTCATCGACATCCAGGTCGTGCAGGCCACGGAGCTCAACGAGGAGGCGCTCGGCAAGAGGGCCATCTCGCAGACGCTGCCCGGCGTCCGCGGCAGCATCTACGACGCCGACGGCAAGGTGCTCGCGGACAGCGTGCTCCGCTACGACGTGACGATGGATCCGTCCAAGGCCGGCGACTTCACGCGGACGGTCACCGGCGACGACGGCAAGCCCGTGAAGCAGGACGTGTCGCTCGCGGACGCCGAGGCGCAGCTGGGCGCGATCACCGGGCAGAAGCCCGAGGAGATCCACGGGCTCATCACGGGAGCGCTCGCCAAGGACCCCAAGTCGCTGTTCGGCTACGTGACCAAGGGCGTGGACGTCGACGCGTACCTCGCCATCCGGGACCTCAAGATCCCGTGGATCTACTTCCAAGCCGTATCGAGCCGCACCTACCCCAACGGCCAGATCGCGGGCAGCATCCTCGGCTACATCGCGGGCGACGGGACGATCAAGGCCGGGCTCGAGCAGGAGTACGACTCCTGCCTCGCCGCCCAGGACGGCGCCCAGACCTACGAGCGCGGCGCGGACGGCGTGCCCATCACCGGCAGCACCGTCACGCAGAAGCCGGCCAAGGACGGCAGCGACGTGCTGACCAACATCGACACGGACCTCGAGTACTTCGCGCAGACCGCCGTCGCCGAGCAGGCCGTGAAGGTCGGCGCCGACTACGGGCACGCGACCATCGTCGAGGTGAAGACGGGCAAGGTCCTCGCGGTCGCCGAGTACCCGTCCGTCGACCCCAACGACGTGTCGGCGACGAAGCCCGAGGACCGGGGGAGCCGCGCGTTCAGCTCTCCGTTCGAGCCGGGATCCACCCTCAAGGCCGTGACCGCCGCCGCGCTCCTCGACTCCGGCAAGGCCGACGCGGGCACGCACGTGGTCGCGCCCTACACGTTCACGCGTCCGAACGTGAAGCTCAGCGACAGCTACGTGCACCCCGACCTGCACTTCACGCTCGCGGGCGTGCTCATGGACTCCTCGAACACGGGCATCTCAGCGCTCGGCGAGCGCCTCTCCGCCGAGGACCGCTACGACTACCTCAGGGCGTTCGGGGTGGGCGGCGATACCGGCCTCGGCTTCCCCGGCGAGAGCAGCGGCCTGATCCGGCCGTGGCAGGAGTGGGACCCGCAGACCAACTACGCGACCATGTTCGGCCAGGGCCTCACGACCACGGCGCTGCAGGTCGCGAGCATCTACCAGACCATCGGCAACCACGGCGTCAAGCTGCCGCTGTCGCTCGTCTCCGGCTGCAAGGCCGCCGACGGCACCGTCACGGACCAGCCTTCGACCCAGGGCACGCAGGTCGTCTCGCCCCAGGCCGCCGACTCGACCGTGAACATGCTCGAGACGGTCGTCACCGACGGCCACCTCTCCAAGGACCTCACGATCCCCGGCTACAGGGTCGCGGCGAAGTCCGGCACCGCGCAGGTCGCGGAGGCCGACGGCAAGTACGGCAAGAACTACCTGGTGTCGATCGCGGGCCTCGCGCCGGCCGAGGACCCCCAGTACGTCGTGTCGATCAGCCTGGCCAATCCGGATACCATGAAGTCCTCGGCGGCCGCGGCGCCCGTCTTCCAGAAGATCATGTCCCAGGTCCTGAAGACGTACCGGGTGCCCCCCTCCACCGTGCCGTCCCCGAACCTCCCGACGACCTACTGA
- a CDS encoding Mur ligase family protein yields MTSPATPALRPEHPVARSLSGLVSDFALDVVGDVDDVEVTGVTLSSGDVQPGDLYVGLRGIRVHGARFAADAAASGAVAVLTDPDGLADAQGSGLPVILTPDPRAALGDISAWVHRSAENPATLYGVTGTNGKTSVVYLLDGLLRQLGVVTGLTSTAERRIGEESITSRLTTPEASELHALLARMREAEVRAVTIEVSAQALTRHRVDGLVFDVAAFINLSHDHLDDYADFEEYFDAKAAFFDPDRARRGVVSLDTEWGQRIVDGSRIPMTTIASRPGVDADWTVTVLEQTPDSTGFRLEGPDNRVLVSRVPVPGWFMAANAGLAIVMLVESGYDLDAVAHVLDRDGGIRAYIPGRAERVSGETGPLFFVDYGHTPDAFEQTLQALRPFTPGKLVMVFGADGDRDTTKRAEMGAIAARLADVVVITDYHPRYEDPASIRASLIAGARAAVPDREIHEVPDPATAIRTAVSLVGEGDTILVAGPGHEDYHEVAGRKIPFSARDDARAALRDAGWS; encoded by the coding sequence ATGACCTCCCCTGCCACCCCCGCCCTCCGCCCCGAGCATCCCGTCGCACGGTCGCTGTCCGGCCTGGTGAGCGACTTCGCGCTCGACGTCGTCGGCGACGTGGACGACGTGGAGGTCACGGGCGTCACGCTGTCCTCCGGCGACGTGCAGCCGGGCGACCTCTACGTCGGTCTCCGCGGGATCCGCGTGCACGGCGCCCGCTTCGCCGCCGATGCGGCCGCGAGCGGCGCGGTCGCGGTGCTGACCGACCCCGACGGGCTCGCCGACGCCCAGGGCTCCGGCCTCCCGGTGATCCTCACGCCCGACCCCCGGGCCGCCCTCGGCGACATCTCCGCGTGGGTCCACCGCTCGGCCGAGAACCCGGCGACGCTCTACGGCGTGACGGGCACGAACGGCAAGACGAGCGTGGTGTACCTGCTCGACGGCCTGCTCCGCCAGCTCGGCGTGGTGACCGGGCTCACCTCCACGGCCGAGCGCCGCATCGGCGAGGAGAGCATCACCAGCCGCCTCACCACGCCCGAGGCGAGCGAGCTGCACGCGCTCCTCGCCCGCATGCGCGAGGCGGAGGTCCGCGCCGTGACGATCGAGGTGTCGGCGCAGGCCCTCACCCGGCACCGCGTCGACGGCCTGGTGTTCGACGTGGCCGCGTTCATCAACCTCAGCCACGACCACCTCGACGACTACGCGGACTTCGAGGAGTACTTCGATGCCAAGGCCGCGTTCTTCGACCCCGACCGCGCGCGCCGCGGCGTCGTCTCGCTCGACACCGAGTGGGGTCAGCGCATCGTCGACGGATCCCGCATCCCGATGACCACGATCGCCTCGAGGCCCGGCGTCGACGCCGACTGGACCGTCACGGTGCTCGAGCAGACGCCCGACTCCACGGGCTTCCGCCTCGAGGGTCCCGACAACCGCGTGCTCGTCTCGCGCGTGCCCGTCCCCGGCTGGTTCATGGCCGCCAACGCGGGGCTCGCCATCGTGATGCTCGTCGAGTCGGGCTACGACCTCGACGCGGTCGCCCACGTGCTCGACCGCGACGGCGGCATCCGGGCGTACATCCCGGGTCGCGCCGAGCGCGTCTCCGGCGAGACCGGCCCCCTCTTCTTCGTCGACTACGGGCACACGCCCGACGCCTTCGAGCAGACGCTGCAGGCTCTGCGTCCGTTCACGCCCGGGAAGCTCGTGATGGTGTTCGGCGCCGACGGCGACCGTGACACCACGAAGCGCGCCGAGATGGGCGCGATCGCGGCCCGCCTCGCCGACGTCGTGGTCATCACCGACTACCACCCCCGCTACGAGGACCCGGCGTCCATCCGGGCGAGCCTCATCGCGGGTGCGAGGGCCGCGGTCCCCGACCGCGAGATCCACGAGGTGCCCGACCCCGCCACGGCGATCCGCACCGCGGTGTCGCTGGTCGGCGAGGGCGACACCATCCTCGTCGCCGGACCCGGGCACGAGGACTACCACGAGGTGGCCGGGCGCAAGATCCCGTTCTCCGCCCGTGACGACGCGCGCGCGGCACTCCGCGACGCAGGCTGGAGCTGA